The DNA window ATAATTGTGAAGCCTGCCTGCCAAACCTCATGGTCGATTTAAACACATTATTATCTACCCAAATTGCGCCACCGTTGCTGCGTCAAAGTGCTCTCTCAACGCAGAATGCTGCAAGCAAGGCATACTCAGAGATGTTGCTGCAGCTCAGCCCGGCCCCAAGTCAGGAGCCTAATCGATGAGTCATTGGTTTTTATCTGGCTTCAATATTGTAATAGTCGCCATTGTACTTATTAGCCTTTTATTTACCTGTGCGCTTGCCTTAAAGAGACTCAAGCAAAACTCAGCCTTGCGCCGGATATCGGTCGTCGTTCTTAATATTGTGGCTTGTTTTTCGCTGCTAGCTTTAGTGCTTGGCGTTTCATATCAAACGAAGGAACCCCTGCATATTGCTTTGCTCACGCAAAATGCCGACGAGCAAGCAATAGAAGCACTGCAGCTTGAGGATGAATCTTTACATTGGGTATTATTAAACACTCAAGAAGATAAATGGATAAAGACGCTACTTTCCGCTCAAGGAGAAAATACATACATTGAAGATATTGCGCAATTGCCCTTGTATTACCCTGATATATCCCATTTGACAATCTTGGGAGACGGCTTGTCGAGTAACGAGTGGGCGCTATTGAATGCTCAATACGCAGGTATTGAAGAAAGCAGCAGGCCTGTTATACAAACAGCGGCATATTCCCCTACGCTAGGTTTAGTCGACATGCGATGGCCTGCTCAGCTTGTAGTCGCAGAATCTGGTCAAATAAGCGGTCGTGTTCAAGGCTATATTGCATCGCCCAGTACACTATACAAATTAAGCTTAAAAGACCCATTCGATCAAGAAATTGAGTCTGTGTTGTTATCTGACAATGAAGCCTTTTCATTCGATATTAGCGCCGACGTATTAGGACAATGGAAATATTCACTAACGCTAACGGAGCGAAGTAAGCCAAGCGTAAAGATTGAAGAACAAGTGGCGATTCAAATTATAAATGCAGCCCCCGTTAAAATAATGATTAAGCAATCAGCGCCCTCATTTGAAAGTAAACACTTACAAATATTAGTCAGTGAAACGGGAGGAAAAGTACTTACACTGACTAAAATAAGTAAAAATAAAGATATCAGACAGGAGATTAATCTTAGCGAGGCAGACAAGATCTTAGTCAATGATGCGTTTTCTGAACAGGCTCTCGGTTTCTTTGATTTCCTCATAATAGATCAGTTGGCCTTGAGTGAATTAAGTGCAGCGCAAAATGTAGCGCTCGAGTCAGCAATTAAAAAAGGCTTAGGGGTATTGGTGCAGGCTCAAACACAGCAAATACCGAAATGGCAGAGCGAGAAGAAAAATTGGCTACGCGACATTGTGCTAACAACAAACAACGATGAAACGCAGCCTGCCGAATATTTAAGATGGGACCAACAGCAGTTAGACGTGCCGCTGAGCAGCATTAATGCCAACATACTCGCACCTAATGCTAAACAAGTGGTGTCGACTCAAAATGATAGGGCCTTAGTGCTCACTCAAGAATACGGTCAAGGGAAGGTAGCGGTTTCTTTAATCAACACTTCTTACACATTAAAAACTCAGGGCAACGCTGACTTACACAGCCAGTACTGGCAATGGTTATTTAGCCAAATCAGTCGCACGAAAAGTAACTTACAGTGGAAAGAAAATATAATTACGTCACCTATCGTAGCGCGCGAAACTCAGCGAGCATGCGTGCTAAACGCAGCGCAAAACACCCAATTCAATTTGACCCAAGCTTTGGCATCTGGCCCTATCGCAGCCAATGAGCAGCTGCTTGACGTAAATTCTCTTTGCGTGAGATATTCACCTCAAGCAGCAGGTTGGTACAATTTGACAGCTACGAATGGTGAAACTGACTCAGCATCCATTGCCTATTTCGCTTATGAGCAAACACAATGGCGAACATGGCAGCAATCGATTCGCTATCGCATCACGCAAGAGAATAAACAGCACTACAGCATAAAGACTACAGTGCCTCCTACTCGGACATTATTGATTCAAGCTCTATGGTTTTGGGCAATGCTATTGGCGGCGTTCAGCATGCTATGGGTTGAGCGAAAACAGTTTTTTGGATAAAAGTGAAGCATTTATAAGCAAAAACTTTGACCAAGAAACAAACTCCCCCCTCGGCAACGTTTAAGCTTTAACAATAATCCTAGGGTCGTAAACTTGATTGGGGCAACTCTCTACGATGACGTCGTAATCATAATTGCCGTCTCCAGCCTCAATTTTACATTGAATTTTTTTATTGTTGCCTGATTTGAATTTACAATTGTCCTTGAAGGGAGAAGTACCTTTAAATTTCAATTCAAATCGGGTGTCAGCACTGATCATCCAGCTGACAAATTTTTGGTCGCGCATACAGACACAGTCTTTACCATTTTTTCCGCAATTACCTGCAAACTCACTGCCTTCGCAGTTATCTACCGGCGAAATTAAATTAACGGATGAAGCGCAGCCCGAAGCATTTACTTCTATCATTAATTCTTGATTGTTTTTCTTTATATCCCCAGCATTTGCAACGCCCACTGCAAGCAGGCTAATGAACACAAAGGCGACTACACTTATTAATTTTGTAACACGTTGAATAGACATAATAATTCCTTTTTGTAATGTAACGTAAATAAACAACTATTTTTTGTTTTATCTTTTTCGTAACTATATTTTGTTACTTAAATTTGTAATTTACATCGCTATTATTTATTAGCTATTACTACCTTTCATTTAACGCATTTCTAATATTTGCTTATGATAACGACCAAACTGATGGTCACTAAGCAATAGTCTCGCTGAATACCCAGACGATAAGGTTTTTTGCAAAAAAGTGATGACTTGCTTTGTTGTTCCGCAATTTCCCGCTACCAAAGCTAAATCATAGAATGTATATGGGTCATCAAGTCCAGCTTTCTCTATTACAGATAGGGCGCTGTTAGCTTGCTCACACATGCCTAACTCGGACCGATATCTCGCAATGCTCGCTTTGATAGTAATGTCATTCGGGTTGATTTGTTCATTTTCTTTGGCTAGTTCGAGAGCCTCCTGATAATACGCTTTTGCAGTGTTGTTTAAATTCCCGGCATACTTAAATGCATCAGCTAAATTACCTTTTACTATGAAATCAGCAGGATTAAGCTCAATCGCCTCTTGATACATTTCTATAGCTTCATCAAATCGTTTAGCTAAAAATAACGACGTCCCTAGGTTGCTGTAAACGTTTGAACTTGGCCTGATTTTTATCGCTTTGCGCCAGCTGTCTGTAGCTTTGTCAAACTCAGTGTCCAAATAGTAAGCCGCACCTAGATTATTAAATGCTGCCTCACTGTTTGGTTGCAAGACGCTTTGCTTGTAGAACTGCAGACTAGCATCAAAATATTGACCTGAACTAAAAAGATAGACCCCGTATTCAGCATATGCTCGCCAGTAACCAGGCTCAGCATTAATTGCCTGTATAAAAAGCTGTTCGGCTGCGGCTGGTTTATCGAGCTTTGCCAACGTTTTTGCAAGACCCATTAAGCCCAAACTATTATTCGGTTGAAGCTGCAGCCCTTTACCAAAAGATTGCTCTGCAAAGTCATACTCACCAGAGCTGAAATAAAGAGAACCGAGGGTAAAATAAGAATCAGGCCCACTGCCCTTGTTATCGATGCTCTGTTGGCAGCTCTGCTTTGCTAATTCAAATATTCTGATAATTTTAACTAACGAGTAATACTCTAAATAAGTTTGACATAAACCCACTCGTGCAAGCGCAAATTGGCTATCCCTTTTAATGGCTTTCAAGAATAGATCTTCCACCTCTTTTAACTGATCCTCGCTGTAAGCATCTTTTAAAAGCGCTTTAGCTCGCACGTAGAAATCATAAGCAGCGATATCGTTTGTGGGTCTAAATTGCATAATAGACTTTTCGCTTTGCGGAATTAAAAAAGTCAGTGCGTTGTAAACTTGCTGAGAAATGCCGTCTATTAAATGAAGTTTATCTGCAAGTGAATTTGTATGATTAGCTGACCAAATCTGAAGGCCACTCTCGCTATCGATCAGGCTAGTCGTAATTTTTACATTATCCTCTTGTTGATGAATAACTCCCTCGAGAACATACTTAGCGCCAGTCCAATCTCTGATATTTTGGAGCGATGTACTCTCTGGCAAAGACGATAGTACCCTTTCGGAAACTACCTTAATATTCACTGATTGTGATAAGAACGCTAACAGCTCAGACTGGATAACAGCATCAAGGTTTTCAGACGACTCATTCCCCAGATATTTAAATAGCATGACCGCAACCGCATTATTTAAAAACTGGGCCTTTATTCTTGGGTTTGCCACTGTTTTAATAGGTTCAGCCGTTGCTGCTTCTATTGCCTGCTTGCTTAAAAATGCGCTAAATGCAACGCAACATACCAAGAGTATCGAAATAAACGCCAAGTCTCGGTACGCATAAATTGATACTTCTTTGTTACTAATTTGACTGTTATTTTTCCGCAAAAAATACTTTCGCAGCTTATATTCAGCCCACCAGTTATAGGCCAGAACTAAAGGAAGCCCAATGATTAAAATGACGAGTGCTACCTTGTCTAACCATTTAGCGACGTCAATAACGGGAATGGTTACCGCAATCACCTGCATTAATACCCAAGACATAACGATATATGTGCCTGCGACCTTCAACATGCGGCTCTTGCGCCAGTAGTCGATACCGCCGAAAATACGCCCTGACTTACCTCGTGTTTGCTTTGGGTCAGCATCTAAATACGCGGCGGTGCGAAGAGCCTCAGTTGACAATATATTTTCATTCAGTGGCTGTGCATGCACCAACAAGCGATAACCTCTTCGCGGAAGCGTTTGAATATATGCAGGGCATTGAGTGTGGTCGTCAAGTAGGTGTCTCAATTCGGTAATAACCGAACTTAAACTAGAGTTAGATGTGCACTCTTCCCCCCATACATATCCTAAAATAGCTTTGCGACTCAGCACATGACCAGAGCAGCAGCTCAGGATAAACAGCACTTCCATAGCCTTAGGACTGGCATGGTGATGTTCTTGGTTTCTAACAACAACACCTTTATTCGGAAAGACCATAATTTCATCCAACATAAAGCCGTCTCTGAGCGACGGTTCTATTTTTATATCAGAAAAACTATCAATAAATGACAGAGGGTTATCGGTCATACTTTACTCATATTTAGTCTATTTTTTAAGCAGTACTAATTTAGAATAGACCCTCTGCGTGATCTATGCAACAAGTTGGAATTATTAACTAATTTTGAAACTGTTGATTCACTTCTTGAATAGCTTGCTATAAATAAAGCGCAAGATTTTGCTAAACCAGCTTCGTCCCAAATTTCTTTCAATTGGCTTACGTCCAAACGATAACAGTAGTGTTCTTAAAGGATGGTTTTTAACACGAGTTTTAACACGCACTTGATTTAACAAAAATAGCCCCAAACTCTTATAGTCGAACACCGAGCATGCGTTTGTTTTTGTGTGGCTTTAAACAAGGTGGGCATCCACAATCGCGATGAAACTAACAGACTAAAATAAAAGGACGAGCAAATGATTGCAGATCAAAAAGTAGTATCGTTAAACTTCACGGTAAAAGATTCAGAAGAGCAGATTATTGATAGCTCAGAAGGTGGTGCACCCTTGGTTTACCTACATGGACAAAAGAACATTATTCCCGGTTTAGAAGCCGCTCTCGAGGGCAAAGCAATTGGCGATGAATTTGATGTTACCATTGAGCCAGCAGAAGGCTACGGTGATTACAACGAAGAAATTTTACAAGTAATGCCCAAGGAGGCATTTCAGGGTGTTGAAACAATTGAACCTGGCATGGTATTTACCGCACAAACACAGAAGGGCCCAGTACAATTGGCAGTTACAAAAATTGAGGGTGAAGAGGTGACGGTTGATCCAAACCATCCTTTAGCAGGAAAGACTTTGAACTTTACCGGCTCAGTAATCGAAGTGCGAGATGCAACAGAGGAAGAGCTAGCTCATGGTCATGTGCATGGCGAGGGTGGTCATCAGCACTAGGCGATAAAAAAGCCTAGAGTTGTTCTCTTGTAAAACATAAATGGCGGGTTGGTTGCATGTTGGCAACCAACCCGCGCTTCGCCAATCTTATGGACAAGCGGTACCAAAAGTATGAGGACCATCTGTAAAAGCACATCCAAATTCTGGATCTGCGACGGCTGCAGGGTCTAGAAAATCATCCCCTTGAGGTTTATCACCTAACTCTACCCACTGCACCAAGTCAATAAAAGCCCTTGAAAACTCTGCAGGGGTAAAATCACAGTGTAAAACACCGCGCACTGCTCTTTGCACGAGTAAGTTACTTTTTCCCTTTGCGCGAACGTTTTCAGCATAGACAACTTCATTGAGTACAGGGACAAAAAGGTCACCAAGATTATGTAGGGTCAACACAGGGATGTTGATATCGCCAGAAATTCGCGGTACCTGAGCAAGACCATTAGACCTGCGGGTTTGCGGGGCTGCAGCTACGCGCGCTATATTGTCATTCAAATCTTGCTCAGCTGCAGTGAGGCTTGGGTCATTGTCGAATTGATAGATAGTATTAATATTCTGGGTAGCAGCACCTGGGGCACGCGGTAAACTACCGTCGCCAAGCCCAAGCTCAAACAAGAAGTTACCACCACCTGTTGCGCTTGGAATGCTGTTCCAGAACGCAAACGCCTCATCAAAGTTAGGCCGCTCACCGCCTGAACGCTGCTCTACCAAGTCTTTGTGTTGTTGACCTTGTGCATTAAGAATGAATGGCCATGAACCAGGAACAGCCCCTAGCCCCGCTTTTATTGCTGGGACTGTTACACCTATATATTCTGCATCTACTACTGGGAACCCCGAATTACCGGTGCCAAGTTGCTGCGCAGCGAGATTAAAATCAAGAAAATAATCAAATAAGGCATAATCCCCAATAGCGCCACATACTGGCAATGCGCCATCAAAGGTATTTGGATACTGTTCAATTGCCACTGCGGTGATATGTCCACCCATTGACGCGCCTGTCATATAAACTTTATTAGGCTTTGAAACTATACCGTTAAAGCGTTTGAGCAATGCATGCGTACTTTGCACACCGCTGGTTATGTCATAGTCGTTTCGATCATAGCTTGACGCGGCCCAAGCATAGCCTTGGGAAATAAGGAGATCGCGCAGCGGATGATTGTCTACGGTAAGTTCTAAGCCGGTTCCTCGAAAGCCGTGAGCCCACATAACCAAATCACCATTCCAATTATCAGGAACTTCAATACGATAGCCGGCACGAGCGTGTACCCCCCAATAGGCGGTTGCATTCGACTTCGCTTCGAAGGGAAGCTCAGCTTCATCGACAAAATATTTAGGTGGTGGTGCGGCACTGGCTACTGAGGTACCGAACATGAAAATCAAAGTCAGCATCATGGCGCTGACTACTGGTTTCTTTGTTGTTTGTTTTAGAGCTTTGAAGCATGCTTCAACTAAAGCAGATGGGTGTAC is part of the Glaciecola nitratireducens FR1064 genome and encodes:
- a CDS encoding prolyl oligopeptidase family serine peptidase, whose translation is MNKKVHPSALVEACFKALKQTTKKPVVSAMMLTLIFMFGTSVASAAPPPKYFVDEAELPFEAKSNATAYWGVHARAGYRIEVPDNWNGDLVMWAHGFRGTGLELTVDNHPLRDLLISQGYAWAASSYDRNDYDITSGVQSTHALLKRFNGIVSKPNKVYMTGASMGGHITAVAIEQYPNTFDGALPVCGAIGDYALFDYFLDFNLAAQQLGTGNSGFPVVDAEYIGVTVPAIKAGLGAVPGSWPFILNAQGQQHKDLVEQRSGGERPNFDEAFAFWNSIPSATGGGNFLFELGLGDGSLPRAPGAATQNINTIYQFDNDPSLTAAEQDLNDNIARVAAAPQTRRSNGLAQVPRISGDINIPVLTLHNLGDLFVPVLNEVVYAENVRAKGKSNLLVQRAVRGVLHCDFTPAEFSRAFIDLVQWVELGDKPQGDDFLDPAAVADPEFGCAFTDGPHTFGTACP
- a CDS encoding tetratricopeptide repeat protein, with the translated sequence MTDNPLSFIDSFSDIKIEPSLRDGFMLDEIMVFPNKGVVVRNQEHHHASPKAMEVLFILSCCSGHVLSRKAILGYVWGEECTSNSSLSSVITELRHLLDDHTQCPAYIQTLPRRGYRLLVHAQPLNENILSTEALRTAAYLDADPKQTRGKSGRIFGGIDYWRKSRMLKVAGTYIVMSWVLMQVIAVTIPVIDVAKWLDKVALVILIIGLPLVLAYNWWAEYKLRKYFLRKNNSQISNKEVSIYAYRDLAFISILLVCCVAFSAFLSKQAIEAATAEPIKTVANPRIKAQFLNNAVAVMLFKYLGNESSENLDAVIQSELLAFLSQSVNIKVVSERVLSSLPESTSLQNIRDWTGAKYVLEGVIHQQEDNVKITTSLIDSESGLQIWSANHTNSLADKLHLIDGISQQVYNALTFLIPQSEKSIMQFRPTNDIAAYDFYVRAKALLKDAYSEDQLKEVEDLFLKAIKRDSQFALARVGLCQTYLEYYSLVKIIRIFELAKQSCQQSIDNKGSGPDSYFTLGSLYFSSGEYDFAEQSFGKGLQLQPNNSLGLMGLAKTLAKLDKPAAAEQLFIQAINAEPGYWRAYAEYGVYLFSSGQYFDASLQFYKQSVLQPNSEAAFNNLGAAYYLDTEFDKATDSWRKAIKIRPSSNVYSNLGTSLFLAKRFDEAIEMYQEAIELNPADFIVKGNLADAFKYAGNLNNTAKAYYQEALELAKENEQINPNDITIKASIARYRSELGMCEQANSALSVIEKAGLDDPYTFYDLALVAGNCGTTKQVITFLQKTLSSGYSARLLLSDHQFGRYHKQILEMR
- a CDS encoding FKBP-type peptidyl-prolyl cis-trans isomerase, whose protein sequence is MIADQKVVSLNFTVKDSEEQIIDSSEGGAPLVYLHGQKNIIPGLEAALEGKAIGDEFDVTIEPAEGYGDYNEEILQVMPKEAFQGVETIEPGMVFTAQTQKGPVQLAVTKIEGEEVTVDPNHPLAGKTLNFTGSVIEVRDATEEELAHGHVHGEGGHQH